In one window of Comamonas testosteroni DNA:
- a CDS encoding DUF1329 domain-containing protein, translating to MKFVTAKTPLAVAVGLMVATSVWAKVPANEAEQLGKELTCVGAIKAGNKEGTIPEFTGKWVGAPTGVAHVQSSGKHPVDIYADEKPIAVITAENVDKYGDKLSDGQKAMFKKYPKTMQIQVYKGHRDFRYTDEVCAVAKKNALESEVSPDGNSIKGSMGAINFPIPKTGLEVVWNNLLPTRAYNEHIVRDMANVMSDGSIAWGRQENINLSLDNLPSNVGKPVEGVMAYSRTRVLAPEREKGGVTHSVEPVNFAKDKRLAWSYDPGTRRVRQVPEYGFDQPMAGTGGKMTIDSDRLANGSPERYSWKLLGKKEMYIPANNFKIHQPTVKYADLLKQGHANPDFMRYELRRVWAVEGTLKEGFRHVYGKRVLFVDEDTGQAVASDMYDTRGQLWQHAFINYYYSPDIKAWHAGTSFYHDLNSGGYMGYNLFQERPKGPILNKGDLTPAMFTPEAARNVGN from the coding sequence ATGAAGTTTGTGACAGCCAAGACTCCACTCGCAGTGGCAGTGGGTTTGATGGTGGCGACGTCGGTATGGGCGAAGGTGCCGGCGAACGAGGCAGAGCAGCTGGGCAAGGAATTGACATGCGTGGGTGCCATCAAGGCCGGCAACAAGGAAGGCACGATCCCTGAGTTCACCGGCAAGTGGGTAGGCGCGCCCACCGGCGTGGCCCATGTGCAATCCAGCGGCAAGCACCCCGTGGACATCTATGCCGATGAGAAGCCGATTGCGGTGATCACTGCTGAGAACGTTGACAAGTACGGGGACAAGCTCAGCGACGGCCAGAAAGCCATGTTCAAGAAGTATCCCAAGACCATGCAGATTCAGGTCTACAAGGGTCATCGTGACTTCCGCTACACCGATGAAGTCTGTGCGGTTGCCAAGAAAAATGCACTGGAATCCGAGGTAAGTCCCGACGGCAACAGCATCAAGGGCAGCATGGGAGCCATCAACTTCCCGATTCCCAAGACCGGCTTGGAAGTGGTCTGGAACAACCTGCTGCCCACACGTGCCTACAACGAGCACATTGTTCGCGATATGGCGAATGTGATGTCCGATGGCTCCATTGCCTGGGGTCGCCAGGAGAACATCAATCTGAGCCTGGACAACCTGCCCTCCAACGTTGGCAAGCCTGTGGAAGGTGTGATGGCCTATAGCCGCACTCGTGTGCTGGCTCCAGAGCGCGAAAAAGGTGGTGTGACCCACTCTGTGGAGCCCGTCAACTTCGCCAAGGACAAGCGCCTGGCCTGGAGCTACGACCCCGGTACGCGCCGCGTGCGCCAGGTCCCCGAGTATGGCTTCGACCAGCCCATGGCGGGAACCGGCGGCAAGATGACCATTGACTCCGATCGCCTGGCCAATGGCTCGCCCGAGCGCTACAGCTGGAAGTTGCTGGGCAAGAAGGAGATGTACATCCCCGCCAACAACTTCAAGATCCATCAGCCCACGGTGAAGTACGCCGATCTGCTCAAGCAGGGGCACGCCAACCCCGACTTCATGCGCTACGAGCTGCGCAGAGTCTGGGCCGTGGAAGGCACGCTCAAGGAAGGCTTCCGCCATGTCTATGGCAAGCGTGTGCTGTTCGTGGATGAGGATACCGGCCAGGCCGTGGCATCCGATATGTATGACACACGTGGCCAGCTGTGGCAGCACGCGTTCATCAACTATTACTACTCGCCCGATATCAAGGCCTGGCACGCAGGAACGTCCTTCTATCACGACCTCAATTCCGGTGGATACATGGGCTACAACTTGTTCCAGGAACGTCCCAAGGGACCCATTCTGAACAAGGGTGACCTGACCCCTGCCATGTTCACGCCCGAAGCCGCACGCAACGTGGGCAACTAA
- a CDS encoding class I adenylate-forming enzyme family protein: MSDALVSMGEKIRNIRAQLTSQGAPFEVQQVTLPDGRSVAAYRNAFQNLAQVIDAGRVHGAAEFMVYGEDRWTFDRFFAAADALASRLQKQRGIQPGDRVAIAMRNRPEWAVAFAATALLGAVPVPLNSFGLSSELMANLEDTRPVMLICDADRHARISQAIAQTAIKTVVVDGKGGDISWSELTAGGHDGFVSPQLSADEPALILFTSGATSRAKGVESTHRAVCQGIFNIDFIGAVAAMTSPDAIAAIMARQLQPTTLSAVPLFHVSGLHAQLLISLRHGRRLIFIHRWEPEKAVELIRKEKVTQFNGAPSMVQQLIGLPGFELPESSGNLSGVGFGGAGLHPRLIDEVLAKFKGRMSGIGFGLTESNGVCAGSSGRMFEAHPRSSGVLSPIIEVRIADLDGTALPIGEPGEIWLRGVTLMERYCGDAEATAKAMQGGWFHTGDIGVLDDEGFLTIVDRIKDVINRSGEKIAAAEVEACLLQHEALEEAAVFSMPHEVTGEQVVAVVVGKSGSQVTPELLREFVAQRLAGYKVPSRIVVRAEPLPRNPAGKMLKASIRKECADLLT; the protein is encoded by the coding sequence ATGAGCGATGCCTTGGTTTCCATGGGTGAAAAGATCAGGAACATTCGTGCGCAGCTGACTTCGCAGGGCGCACCTTTTGAAGTGCAGCAGGTCACGCTGCCCGATGGACGCAGCGTGGCAGCCTATCGCAATGCCTTTCAGAATCTGGCACAGGTCATTGATGCCGGCCGGGTTCATGGTGCGGCCGAGTTCATGGTCTATGGCGAGGATCGATGGACCTTTGACAGGTTCTTTGCGGCAGCCGACGCATTGGCCAGTCGCTTGCAAAAGCAGCGCGGCATCCAGCCCGGCGACCGGGTGGCGATCGCCATGCGCAACCGTCCCGAATGGGCCGTGGCCTTTGCTGCCACGGCCTTGCTTGGCGCAGTGCCGGTGCCTTTGAACAGCTTTGGCCTGAGCAGCGAGCTGATGGCCAATCTGGAGGACACCCGGCCGGTGATGCTGATCTGTGATGCGGACCGCCATGCTCGCATCAGCCAGGCCATTGCGCAGACGGCCATCAAGACGGTGGTGGTGGATGGCAAGGGGGGCGATATCAGCTGGTCCGAGTTGACCGCAGGCGGTCATGATGGCTTCGTGTCCCCGCAGCTCAGTGCCGATGAGCCTGCGCTGATTCTGTTCACATCGGGCGCCACCAGCCGGGCCAAAGGCGTGGAATCCACCCACCGCGCAGTGTGCCAGGGCATCTTCAATATCGACTTCATCGGTGCAGTGGCGGCCATGACATCGCCAGACGCCATCGCCGCCATCATGGCGCGACAGCTGCAGCCCACGACCTTGTCGGCAGTTCCTCTGTTCCACGTCAGCGGCCTGCATGCCCAGTTGCTGATCAGCCTGCGCCATGGCCGCCGTCTGATATTCATTCACCGCTGGGAGCCCGAGAAGGCCGTAGAGCTGATTCGCAAGGAAAAGGTCACGCAGTTCAACGGTGCGCCCAGCATGGTGCAGCAGCTCATTGGTCTGCCCGGCTTCGAGCTGCCTGAAAGCTCTGGCAACCTCTCCGGTGTGGGCTTTGGCGGAGCGGGCCTGCACCCGCGCCTGATCGATGAGGTGTTGGCCAAGTTCAAGGGGCGCATGTCGGGCATTGGATTTGGTCTGACCGAATCCAATGGCGTCTGTGCAGGCAGCTCGGGGCGCATGTTCGAGGCGCATCCGCGCAGCTCGGGGGTGCTGTCGCCCATCATCGAGGTACGAATTGCAGACCTGGATGGCACAGCCTTGCCTATCGGCGAGCCCGGTGAGATCTGGCTGCGTGGCGTGACCCTGATGGAGCGCTATTGCGGTGATGCAGAGGCCACCGCCAAGGCCATGCAGGGTGGATGGTTCCACACCGGAGACATAGGCGTTCTGGACGATGAAGGCTTTTTGACCATCGTCGATCGCATCAAGGACGTGATCAACCGCAGCGGTGAAAAGATTGCTGCGGCGGAGGTCGAGGCCTGTCTGCTGCAGCATGAGGCGCTGGAGGAGGCTGCGGTGTTCTCCATGCCGCATGAGGTCACGGGCGAGCAGGTCGTTGCCGTGGTGGTCGGAAAGTCCGGGAGTCAGGTGACTCCCGAGCTGCTTCGCGAGTTCGTGGCCCAGCGTCTGGCGGGCTACAAGGTGCCCAGCCGGATCGTCGTGCGTGCCGAGCCTTTGCCTCGCAATCCCGCCGGCAAGATGCTCAAGGCATCGATTCGCAAGGAATGTGCTGACCTGCTGACCTGA
- a CDS encoding acyl-CoA dehydrogenase family protein — protein MTMLLSQEQELLKDSAVAFLAQEAPVARQRRLRDDKVEQGFDTQLWQQMVEMGWPVAVLPESHDGLAAGYLGMGAVFEAIGRNLSAQPLLSQAVIAPELLIRAGSAAQQTQWLPLLASGQARLALALDEKSGQHLAARLGTVAEQTGTGWCLSGEKAFVMDGVGANGFVVLAASGEGAPGLWLVPADAQGVSIKPMSMMDSRNMAHVQFDQVELSADMALVARPAAQVLDEVLDRARACLAAESLGLLREVFDRTVTYLKERVQFDVQIGSFQALQHRAARLYVELELLESCVLAALEAIDSGLQAKVPELVSAAKAKSSDLCEKLCNEAIQLHGGIGVTDELDIGLFFKRARVLQRLLGDGRYHRNRFAQLKGF, from the coding sequence ATGACCATGCTTTTGTCGCAAGAGCAGGAATTGCTCAAGGACAGCGCTGTTGCCTTTCTCGCGCAGGAAGCGCCCGTGGCCCGGCAGCGCCGTCTGCGGGATGACAAGGTGGAACAGGGCTTTGATACGCAGCTATGGCAGCAGATGGTGGAGATGGGCTGGCCCGTGGCGGTGCTGCCCGAGTCGCATGACGGGTTGGCTGCGGGCTACCTGGGCATGGGTGCCGTGTTTGAAGCCATCGGCCGAAACCTGTCGGCACAGCCGCTGCTGAGCCAGGCCGTGATCGCGCCTGAGCTGTTGATTCGCGCCGGCTCCGCGGCTCAGCAGACGCAGTGGCTGCCTCTGCTTGCAAGCGGGCAGGCCAGGCTCGCACTGGCTCTGGATGAAAAGTCCGGCCAGCACCTTGCAGCCAGATTGGGCACGGTAGCCGAGCAGACCGGCACGGGCTGGTGCCTGAGCGGTGAAAAAGCCTTTGTGATGGATGGCGTGGGCGCCAATGGCTTTGTGGTGCTGGCGGCATCCGGCGAAGGTGCTCCCGGCCTGTGGCTGGTGCCAGCGGATGCACAAGGTGTCAGCATCAAACCCATGAGCATGATGGACAGCCGCAACATGGCCCACGTGCAGTTCGATCAGGTGGAGCTGAGCGCTGATATGGCGTTGGTGGCCCGGCCTGCTGCTCAGGTGCTTGATGAAGTGCTGGACCGAGCCCGGGCCTGCCTGGCCGCAGAGTCTCTGGGCCTGCTGCGTGAGGTGTTTGACCGTACGGTGACTTATCTGAAGGAGCGCGTTCAGTTTGATGTGCAGATCGGCTCATTCCAGGCATTGCAGCACCGTGCGGCACGTCTGTATGTGGAGCTTGAGCTGCTGGAGAGCTGTGTGCTGGCAGCTCTCGAAGCCATTGATTCCGGTTTGCAAGCCAAGGTGCCCGAGCTGGTCAGCGCGGCCAAGGCCAAGTCATCCGACTTGTGCGAGAAGCTGTGCAACGAGGCGATCCAGTTGCATGGCGGCATCGGGGTGACCGATGAACTGGATATCGGCCTGTTCTTCAAGCGGGCACGCGTTTTGCAACGCCTGCTGGGTGACGGCCGCTATCACCGCAACCGCTTTGCACAACTGAAAGGTTTCTGA